One stretch of Lucilia cuprina isolate Lc7/37 chromosome 6, ASM2204524v1, whole genome shotgun sequence DNA includes these proteins:
- the LOC111683646 gene encoding vacuolar protein-sorting-associated protein 25 — protein sequence MTDFQWPWEYSFPPFFTLQLHEETRQQQLNVWCDLFLKYLKHINKFTVNIHENTFPLFNNETLNRRLTPEMILQILEKLQSTRHAHPLDKKRHEWQVYWHTLDEYGNMIYDWILETGQANSVCTLYEISHGDSSEGKGFYNIDEAVLLSVLRQLEEKGRCEVIEMDGSYGVKFF from the exons ATGACCGATTTTCAATGGCCCTGGGAATATAGTTTTCCACCATTTTTTac ACTCCAGCTACATGAAGAGACTCGCCAGCAGCAGCTTAATGTTTGGTGTGATTTATTCCTTAAATACCTCAAgcatattaacaaatttaccGTTAATATCCATGAAAATACTTTTCCTTTATTTAACAACGAGACGTTGAATCGTCGACTAACGCCCGAAATGATTTTAcagattttggaaaaattacaaaGTACTAGACATGCCCATCCCCTCGATAAGAAACGTCATGAATGGCAAGTGTATTGGCATACGCTGGATGAGTATGGTAATATGATATATGATTGGATATTGGAAACGGGACAAGCTAATAGTGTTTGTACATTATATGAGATAAGTCATGGTGATAGTTCAGAGGGTAAAGGATTTTATAATATAGACGAAGCGGTACTGCTGAGCGTTTTAAGACAATTGGAGGAAAAGGGTCGTTGTGAGGTCATAGAAATGGATGGTAGTTATGGTGttaagtttttctaa
- the LOC111683640 gene encoding zinc finger CCCH domain-containing protein 15 homolog codes for MPPKKAPGPSKKTEQKKKEKVIEDKTFGLKNKKGAKQQKFIQQVAKQVQSGGHHPKTDANKKKDEKEKKLQELKELASIFKPVQTQKVEKGTDPKSVVCAFFKQGLCTKGDKCKFSHDLAVENKVEKRSIYVDMRDDGEDDMRNWDDAKLKEVVDKKHAGEKKRPTTDIICKYFLEAVEKSKYGWFWECPNGEKCIYRHALPQGYVLKKDKKKMEENKPSELSLVDLIEKERAALGPNTTKVTLETFLAWKKRKVQEKKDKLAADEERKKNDYSKGKQFGISGREMFSFNPDLVDDGPMEEGDAAFEMYNRDEEEEGVEYKELDLAALSLEAQEADGSGTVASETRLTEQANAIAKAEQEEEAAATAALADGSTAPASDAAPINKDLFMGLADELDDLDLEDEDEED; via the exons ATGCCTCCTAAAAAGGCTCCTGGACCTAGtaaaaaaactgaacaaaagAAAAAGGAGAAAGTTATCGAG GATAAGACTTTCGGTTTAAAGAATAAGAAGGGcgcaaaacaacaaaagttcATACAACAAGTTGCCAAACAAGTGCAGAGTGGTGGTCATCATCCCAAAACAGATGCCAACAAAAAGAAGGATGAAAAGGAGAAGAAATTGCAAGAGTTGAAGGAGTTGGCGTCCATTTTCAAGCCAGTGCAAacgcaaaaagttgaaaaaggcACTGATCCCAAATCGGTGGTATGTGCCTTCTTCAAACAGGGTCTCTGTACCAAGGGTGACAAATGTAAATTCTCTCACGATTTGGCTGTAGAAAATAAGGTTGAGAAACGTTCGATTTATGTGGATATGCGTGATGATGGCGAAGACGACATGAGAAATTGGGATGATGCCAAACTTAAGGAAGTTGTGGACAAAAAGCATGCCGGAGAAAAGAAGAGACCTACTACAGATATT ATTTGTAAATACTTCCTTGAAGCGGTTGAAAAATCCAAATACGGTTGGTTTTGGGAATGTCCAAACGGAGAAAAATGTATTTACCGTCATGCTTTGCCTCAAGGTTATGTCCTAAAGAAGGACAAAAAGAAAATGGAGGAAAATAAACCGTCGGAATTGTCTCTGGTAGATTTGATAGAAAAAGAAAGAGCCGCTTTGGGTCCCAATACCACCAAAGTCACTTTGGAAACTTTCTTGGCCTGGAAGAAACGCAAAGTCCAAGAAAAGAAAGACAAATTGGCAGCCGATGAAGAACGCAAAAAGAATGACTATAGCAAGGGTAAACAGTTTGGCATTTCGGGTAGAGAAATGTTTAGCTTTAATCCCGATTTGGTGGATGATGGTCCCATGGAGGAGGGTGATGCCGCCTTCGAAATGTACAATCGTGACGAAGAAGAAGAGGGAGTGGAATACAAAGAATTGGATTTGGCTGCCTTGTCTTTGGAGGCTCAAGAAGCGGATGGTAGTGGTACCGTGGCTTCGGAGACACGTTTAACGGAACAAGCCAATGCTATAGCTAAAGCTGAACAGGAGGAAGAAGCGGCTGCTACAGCTGCTCTGGCTGATGGTTCAACTGCACCTGCCTCGGATGCTGCACCCATTAATAAGGATCTATTTATGGGTTTGGCCGATGAACTTGACGACTTAGATCTGGAAGATGAGGACGAGGAAGATTAA
- the LOC111683641 gene encoding mRNA export factor Gle1, translated as MANFALKVEEIINDVNKFHLVTLEHAAEISPLVHDRSIGPDLDLKDYKENEEPRDRLREENDNIKKDLTKSDKNEINKKKTPAKEKPQQKSPSAKEVANKEPNSLHSLDFQTINSSILLKEAEEQRKRSIRQKMIELQEKHASLMHQTLQPLEEKQQEERRKWLEKKRRSDSQILQQAEQKSSQELKEQERQLENLRQQTQKQLQLIFFQGISQYQMKFRNKYEAIVHLLMSIDKQALMSCAEYNKKLKELIQMFEQLIGKIKSGECGPTELKTAENLCKSLEDLEINILEACKQEKTKLEEKQREQQKQEEERVKQEQAQQTQKLAEQQQQQQQQQQQQQTHLANPTQQITPNEPAKAATVATTSTTDGGGGNTGSSSQFVSSERFEFYTKINTFYQEKVERVKVLQSDDSMKKYRFDCQKNINIPVNAISAVSQQHIQDKYDKLFSFVSTQPTLGRDYCILLMAKKFVGQGETTISSNPQAAFPVASVIVSLWKSIPEFGQLFLAYVFKECPFLVPYFIPQKKGQTIEEYSKILGYRMTEGQIESQDMYLKRQTGVARLYAAVMITLGRQQDGPAHPYGIEHAWRWLTNFIALDPLPDICATLIMEILQIVGSDMWSAYGKQFVKLLVYIQQQYFPKLSAVDEGGPKARLELLLGKFLREGQIQKPQGILPQGFW; from the exons ATGGCTAATTtt gCTCTAAAGGTAGAGGAAATCATAAATGATGTAAATAAATTCCACTTAGTGACATTGGAACATGCTGCTGAAATTTCTCCCTTGGTGCATGATCGGTCAATTGGCCCCGATTTGGATTTGAAAGATTACAAGGAAAATGAAGAACCTAGGGATCGTTTAAGAGAAGAAAatgataatataaaaaaagatctAACAAAAAGTGATAAGAATGaaatcaataaaaagaaaacgccGGCAAAAGAGAAGCCACAACAGAAAAGCCCCTCCGCTAAGGAGGTGGCCAACAAAGAGCCCAATAGTTTGCAT AGTTTAGATTTTCAAACCATCAACTCTAGTATTCTGCTTAAAGAGGCAGAGGAACAACGTAAACGTTCCATAAGGCAAAAAATGATCGAATTGCAAGAGAAACACGCGAGCCTAATGCATCAAACCTTACAGCCTTTGGAGGAAAAACAACAAGAGGAACGTCGTAAATGGCTGGAAAAGAAAAGGCGCAGTGATTCTCAAATCCTACAGCAGGCAGAACAGAAATCCTCACAAGAACTTAAGGAACAAGAGCGACAATTGGAAAATTTACGCCAGcaaacacaaaaacaattacaattgaTTTTCTTTCAAGGCATATCTCAATATCAAATGAAATTTCGCAATAAATATGAGGCCATCGTTCATCTGTTAATGTCCATAGACAAACAGGCTTTAATGTCTTGTGCTGAGTATAATAAAAAGCTCAAGGAACTGATACAAATGTTTGAGCAATTGATAGGTAAAATAAAATCCGGTGAATGTGGACCCACAGAATTGAAAACGGCcgaaaatttatgcaaatcttTAGAAGacttagaaataaatatattggaaGCTTGTAAGCAGGAGAAAACGAAACTGGAAGAGAAACAAAGGGAACAGCAAAAGCAAGAAGAGGAAAGAGTTAAACAGGAACAGGCACAGCAGACACAAAAGTTAGctgaacaacagcagcagcaacaacaacagcagcagcagcaacaaacacATTTAGCCAACCCAACACAGCAAATAACCCCTAATGAGCCTGCTAAAGCTGCAACTGTTGCCACAACTAGTACCACCGATGGAGGTGGTGGCAATACTGGTTCCTCTTCACAATTCGTAAGCTCCGAACGTTTTGAGTTCTATACGAAAATCAATACTTTCTAtcaggaaaaagtcgaaagagtTAAAGTCCTGCAATCGGATGATTCTATGAAAAAATATCGTTTTGATTGTCAGAAGAATATAAATATACCGGTCAATGCTATTTCAGCTGTTAGTCAGCAGCATATACAAGATAAATATGATAAACTATTCTCATTTGTAAGCACACAACCGACTTTGGGTCGTGATTATTGCATACTTCTAATGGCCAAAAAATTTGTGGGTCAGGGGGAGACCACCATTTCCAGTAATCCTCAAGCCGCGTTTCCTGTAGCCTCAGTAATTGTTTCGCTTTGGAAAAGTATACCTGAATTTGGTCAACTATTTTTGGCATATGTCTTCAAAGAATGTCCCTTCCTAGTGCCCTATTTTATACCCCAAAAGAAGGGACAAACTATAGAggaatattctaaaatattagGCTATCGCATGACAGAGGGACAAATTGAGTCTCAGGACATGTATTTAAAGAGACAAACAGGTGTAGCCCGCCTCTATGCTGCTGTTATGATAACATTAGGACGCCAGCAAGATGGTCCTGCCCATCCTTATGGCATAGAACATGCTTGGCGCTGGCTAACGAATTTTATAGCTCTCGATCCTTTACCCGATATTTGTGCTACTTTAATTATGGAAATCTTACAAATAGTGGGCAGTGATATGTGGTCTGCTTAtggaaaacaatttgttaagtTATTGGTGTATATACAGCAGCAATATTTTCCCAAATTATCGGCAGTGGATGAAGGTGGTCCGAAAGCGCGACTGGAGTTGTTATTGGGGAAATTTTTAAGAGAAGGACAAATACAAAAGCCTCAAGGCATATTGCCGCAAGGATTTTGGTAa